A genomic window from Pyricularia oryzae 70-15 chromosome 7, whole genome shotgun sequence includes:
- a CDS encoding CK1/CK1/CK1-D protein kinase, protein MTTMDLRVGNKYRIGRKIGSGSFGDIYLGTNIISGEEIAIKLESVKAKHPQLEYEARVYKSLAGGVGIPFVRWFGTECDYNAMVLDLLGPSLEDLFNFCNRKFSLKTVLLLADQLISRIEYIHAKSFIHRDIKPDNFLMGIGKRGNQVNVIDFGLAKKYRDPKTHFHIPYRENKNLTGTARYASINTHLGVEQSRRDDMESLGYVMLYFCRGSLPWQGLKAATKKQKYDRIMEKKMTTPTEVLCRGFPNEFAIYLNYTRSLRFDDKPDYSYLRKIFRDLFVREGFQYDYVFDWTVYKYQKNAQAIRQGEDKQGREDPSQQAQPGTVAQSSRPRNKNLIAGEDTPNTRGAVGGSDRM, encoded by the exons ATGACGACAATG GATCTTCGTGTCGGTAATAAATACCGCATCGGCCGCAAGATTGGTTCCGGATCTTTCGGTGACATCTACCTCGGTACCAACATCATCTCGGGCGAGGAGATTGCCATCAAGCTCGAGAGCGTGAAGGCAAAGCACCCCCAGCTCGAGTATGAGGCCCGAGTCTACAAGTCGCTCGCAGGTGGTGTTGGCATTCCCTTCGTCCGCTGGTTCGGTACCGAATGCGACTACAACGCCATGGTTCTCGATCTCCTGGGACCCAGCTTGGAGGATCTCTTCAACTTCTGCAACCGAAAGTTCTCATTGAAGACAGTCTTGCTGCTCGCCGACCAGCTGATCTCTCGCATCGAGTACATCCACGCCAAGTCGTTCATCCACCGTGATATCAAGCCCGACAACTTCCTGATGGGCATCGGCAAGCGTGGTAACCAGGTCAACGTTATCGACTTTGGTCTCGCCAAGAAGTACCGTGACCCCAAGACTCATTTCCACATCCCTTACCGGGAGAACAAGAACCTCACGGGAACTGCTCGTTACGCTTCTATCAACACCCACTTGGGTGTCG AGCAATCTCGCCGTGATGACATGGAGTCTCTCGGCTATGTTATGCTTTACTTCTGCCGTGGCTCTCTTCCCTGGCAAGGTCTGAAGGCAGCCaccaagaagcaaaagtaCGACAGGATCATGGAGAAGAAGATGACTACTCCCACCGAGGTCCTCTGCCGCGGATTCCCCAACGAGTTCGCCATCTACTTGAACTACACACGTTCGCTGCGCTTCGACGACAAGCCCGACTACAGCTACCTCCGCAAGATCTTCCGTGATCTGTTTGTCCGcgagggcttccagtacgactACGTTTTTGACTGGACTGTGTACAAGTACCAGAAGAATGCTCAGGCAATCCGCCAGGGCGAGGACAAGCAGGGCCGTGAGGACCCatcccagcaggcccagccgGGAACTGTTGCTCAGTCCAGCCGCCCCCGCAACAAGAACCTGATTGCCGGCGAGGATACTCCCAACACCAGAGGCGCCGTCGGCGGCAGCGACAGGATGTGA